CGTCCGCCTTCGCCGGTGTGAATCTGGACAACCGCGCCCTCCCCGGCGTTTATATTGGAATCGTGATGGGACGTCACGCGGGTTTTTTAACCGCTGCCTCCGTCATGGGACAAAAATATCCGGACGATGGTCCCCATCTCGTTTATCTGCCAGAACGCCCTTTCAAGGAAGAACAATTCCTCTCCGACGTCAAACGCGTTTATGACCAGCACGGCCGCTGCGTGGTGGCGGTTTCCGAAGGCATCGTCAACGAAAAAGGTGTTCCTGTGATTACCACGCTCACCCAAAGCACCGAAACCGACGCGCACGGCAATGTCCAGCTTTCCGGAACCGGCATGTTGGGCGACCTGCTTGGCGATTTGGTGAAGGAAAAACTCAAAATCAAACGCGTGCGTTCCGATACATTTGGCTACCTTCAGCGCTCATTTTTGGGCTGCGTTTCCGACGTGGACCAACGCGAAGCCCGTGAAGCCGCGGAAAAGGCTGTCCACTTCGCTCTTTGGGACAATCTGGATGGCTCCGTTTCCATTCAGCGTGTTGGCTCCTACGCCGTGGACTATCGCCTGCAAAAACTGGAGGATGTTGCCCGCAAAACCAAGCTTATGCCCCCTGAATATATTAATCAACAAGGAAATGGCGTGACGGATGAATTCAAAAAATATCTGCTGCCCCTTGTGGGAAGCGGCTTTGAGCTCTCTCACAGGCTGCGTGCCCCCAGCGTGGCAAAACTGCTGGATTGAAACACTTGACATATTATTGCTTAACAAAATACTGGCTTAAAATCAAAAAATACACAGATGGAGGAAACCATGACCTTTAATGAATTCATGGACAAGGTTATTGCCAAGAATCCGGGAGAGACCGAATTTCATCAGGCAGTAAAAGAAGTTGTCGAAACCATTTGGGATGCCTATGAAAGCAATCCCCGCTTCGTGAAAGCAAACGTGCTCGAGCGCCTCGTTGAGCCCGAACGCACCATCATTTTCCGCGTCCCCTGGATGGATGACAATGGAAACGTGCAGGTGAACCGCGGCATCCGCGTGCAATACAACAGCGCCATCGGCCCCTACAAGGGCGGCATCCGCTTTCACCCCAGCGTGAACCTTTCCATCATGAAGTTCCTCGGCTTCGAGCAGATCTTCAAAAACAGCCTCACCACCCTGCCCATGGGCGGCGGAAAGGGCGGAGCAGACTTTGACGCCAGAGGAAAATCCGACGGTGAAATCATGCGCTTTTGCCAATCCTTCATGGCAGAGCTTTACCGCCACATCGGCCCCGATACCGACGTCCCTGCTGGCGACATCGGCGTTGGCGCCCGCGAGGTCGGTTTTCTCTATGGCTACTATCGCAAACTGGTGAACGAATTCACCGGCGTTTTCACCGGCAAAGGCCGCACCTGGGGCGGAAGCCTCATCCGTCCTGAAGCCACAGGCTTTGGTATCATTTATTTCACCCACGAAATGCTCAAAACCAAAGGCCAAAGCTTTGAAGGAAAACGCGTTGCCGTTTCCGGATTCGGTCAGGTCGCCTGGGGTGCCGTCCAAAAAATCAACGAACTGGGCGGAAAAGTTGTAACCATCTCCGGCCCCGACGGTTATATCCTTGACGAAGAAGGCATCAGCGGCGAAAAGATTGACTGCATGGTCGAGCTTCGCGCTTCCAACAACGACCGCGTTGGCGACTATCTGAACACATATCCCAACGCCAAATTCTTCCCCGGCAAGCGTCCTTGGGAAGTCCCTGTGGACATCGCAGTCCCCTGCGCCACCCAGAACGAACTTGATGTTGAAGACGCGAAAAACCTCATCAGCAACGGCTGCACCTGCCTCTGCGAAGGCGCAAACATGCCTTGCACACCCGAAGCCATCGAAGTCTTCAGGAATGCAAGAATCCTCTTTGCCCCCGGAAAGGCTGCCAACGCCGGCGGTGTCTCCACCAGCGGATTGGAAATGACCCAAAACTCCATGCGTCTCAGCTGGGACCGCGAAGAAGTGGACGAAAAGCTGCAGTCCATCATGAAAAACATCCATGCCGCCTGCGTGGAACACGGAAAACAGCCCGATGGACACGTGGACTATGTGAAAGGCGCAAACGTGGCTGGCTTCATGAAAGTTGCCAACGCCATGTGCGACCAGGGTGTCATCTAAAACCCACAATCAACTCTAATAAATACAGAAAACCCGGCTCCCGCAGCCGGGTTTTTCTATTTTCATGAAATTTTCTTTTAAGCGTCTTGCCTTAAAGGCGGTGATTTTCAGGTTTTTTTACAACCTCCTTCCTTCTTGATTGCAGCTAATTCCTTGCCTGACAAACCCCTGACGAGTATCCGAATCCCTTTCGGGGGTGGGAAAAGGGTGCCAAAAACAATACAAAAGCCGCATTCAAGAAACGACCCTATATATAGGGGCAGAATTGGGCGCTTTGTCAAGGGGTTTCGCTTTTTTTCACGCAGATTACGCTGATTTTTTATAATAGATTAGGGATGCACAGGATTATCCGGATGAAAAGGGATTTGCGGAAGCACCGGAATACCGGATTCATCCGGTCGTTGGTGCCAGATTCATCTGGCACAGAGAGCAAATCGGCTATCGAAACCGCATGAGAATGACCTACAGCCTGAACCCTGTCTTGGAAGGAATTGACCTGAACTAAGGTAAATCAGAACCCCGAGGCCGTGGATGCCGAACCTGGCATCTGCGGCCTTTTATCAATTATATGAAATTCAATCAATTCCCAAGGCACTTTTTGGGGAAACCTTATCGTAACTGCCTATCAACAAATCAATTAGCCCATATTATGAGTCTATCCGCTTTATCAATTTATAAATTCCGCTTTTACGGGAGCTTTTCAAAAGTCCAAATTCGGGACTCTGTATCCGTCTTGACAAAAAGAGAGCCAAGACACAGGAGTCCAGAACCTTAGCTACCCTATATATATCATATATAATATATAAAAATATTGAATTATATAGTAATATATATACTATATATGTATATATACCTATATCTTATGTGTATTCTCTTTTTTCCATTCTCTCCCTTTTTCTAAAAGGGACGGTATAAGAGAAAATGTTTAATTGATTAAACCATTAACTCCCATCAATACCGACCATGCAAGTCAAGCTACTGAACATCAAGGACTTATATTTACGAAAAAGCTGGTTTAAGCCGTTTTTGAGCAAAAAACAGGATGGGAATCGATTGAGAACCGGAGAATTGATAAACCCTATACGCTCAGCATTATCAATTTCAATCATTTTATCAGTTCGCAACAGGCTGTTTTCATCCATTCAAAGGCTGAAACCCTGTATCCATCGAGTTTACAGCCGTCCACTCCCTATGAATTTTAACAGTTTTCACAAGTCTTATACCCCGGCGCTTCGCAATTCTCCAGCCTGCATCTTCAGTATAAAAACCCGAAGAAATGCGTCATTCCGGAGCACCGGAGAAGAGCTCGTTGGAACGCCGAATTCATTCGGCCGTTGGTG
The Candidatus Cloacimonadota bacterium genome window above contains:
- the gdhA gene encoding NADP-specific glutamate dehydrogenase, producing MTFNEFMDKVIAKNPGETEFHQAVKEVVETIWDAYESNPRFVKANVLERLVEPERTIIFRVPWMDDNGNVQVNRGIRVQYNSAIGPYKGGIRFHPSVNLSIMKFLGFEQIFKNSLTTLPMGGGKGGADFDARGKSDGEIMRFCQSFMAELYRHIGPDTDVPAGDIGVGAREVGFLYGYYRKLVNEFTGVFTGKGRTWGGSLIRPEATGFGIIYFTHEMLKTKGQSFEGKRVAVSGFGQVAWGAVQKINELGGKVVTISGPDGYILDEEGISGEKIDCMVELRASNNDRVGDYLNTYPNAKFFPGKRPWEVPVDIAVPCATQNELDVEDAKNLISNGCTCLCEGANMPCTPEAIEVFRNARILFAPGKAANAGGVSTSGLEMTQNSMRLSWDREEVDEKLQSIMKNIHAACVEHGKQPDGHVDYVKGANVAGFMKVANAMCDQGVI
- a CDS encoding 6-phosphofructokinase, whose product is MKLQGKVVIAQGGGPTAVINQSLAGVVLEARKFAQVDRIYGAQYGVQGIVNEDFVDLSQETVQNLEKVAQSPSAALFSTRDKPDEKYCKEIFKALKAHDVRYFFYVGGNDSADTVRIVNEEAKLAGYDFRAIHIPKTIDNDLVLNDHTPGFGSAARFVASAFAGVNLDNRALPGVYIGIVMGRHAGFLTAASVMGQKYPDDGPHLVYLPERPFKEEQFLSDVKRVYDQHGRCVVAVSEGIVNEKGVPVITTLTQSTETDAHGNVQLSGTGMLGDLLGDLVKEKLKIKRVRSDTFGYLQRSFLGCVSDVDQREAREAAEKAVHFALWDNLDGSVSIQRVGSYAVDYRLQKLEDVARKTKLMPPEYINQQGNGVTDEFKKYLLPLVGSGFELSHRLRAPSVAKLLD